In Candidatus Sulfotelmatobacter sp., a genomic segment contains:
- a CDS encoding peptidase M61: protein MTNPLFRSSSFLPRGAAAALAVVCIALTSTLVAQKSAGPQPAPMTPPIVAPADTPYPGTISLSVDVTNIRDRVLQVRETIPVKGREITLLYPEWLPGTHSPSNPVAALAGLVITANGKRIPWERDRVNMYAFHIDVPQDVSSLDVNFQYVGPIDPKRGRISSTFADVTWNSVLLYPAGYFSRGIKFETTIHLPEGWKFASALEVKSQNGDTVQFKETTLNTLIDAPLYAGANFKRVDLSTGPDNPVYLDVFADKPADLEITPEELQYHKNLVSEAQKLFQSRHYDHYDFLFSVSDIVSGKGLEHHQSSEDGSRANYFRNWDAGVGGRALLPHEYTHSWNGKFRRPADLWTPNFNVPMRNDLLWVYEGLTDYYGNVLTARSGMRTPEQARDVFAQIAAAFEMSPGRTWRSLDDTTNQPIISSHGAQPEVWQNWQRGYDYYPESDLVWLDADTKIRELSGGKKSLDDFARLFFGMDNGSYITVGYTLEDVVKAMNTVQPFDWAGFFRARVYDVSPSVPENGFSQGGYRLMYNDVEPEWIKKAADPTRPTSFAMSLGITVKADGAVESVWWDSPAFKAGLTADMQLQAVNDQKYTPAGLKEAIIAAKQSATGQSPAQQSKEPIRLLVKYGDEFMTVSIDYHGGMRYPHLERVEATPDRLDAILAPAR from the coding sequence ATGACAAATCCATTGTTCCGTTCTTCATCTTTTCTTCCGAGAGGAGCGGCAGCAGCGTTGGCGGTTGTATGCATTGCACTCACCTCAACTCTGGTTGCGCAGAAATCTGCTGGCCCCCAGCCGGCGCCGATGACTCCGCCTATCGTTGCGCCGGCGGACACGCCCTATCCCGGAACTATTTCACTTTCCGTCGATGTCACCAACATTCGGGATCGCGTGCTACAGGTGCGCGAGACGATCCCGGTCAAAGGCCGCGAAATTACGCTGCTCTATCCGGAGTGGCTTCCGGGGACGCATTCGCCGTCGAACCCAGTGGCGGCACTTGCCGGTCTGGTCATCACCGCGAATGGGAAACGCATTCCGTGGGAGCGCGACCGCGTCAACATGTATGCGTTTCACATCGACGTCCCGCAGGATGTGAGCTCGCTCGACGTGAACTTTCAGTACGTCGGGCCGATTGATCCGAAGCGGGGACGGATCTCGTCGACGTTCGCCGACGTCACCTGGAACAGCGTGCTGCTCTATCCGGCGGGATATTTCTCGCGCGGCATCAAGTTCGAAACTACGATTCACTTACCGGAGGGATGGAAGTTCGCCAGCGCGCTGGAGGTAAAATCGCAGAACGGCGATACCGTTCAGTTCAAAGAGACTACGCTGAACACGCTGATCGACGCTCCACTTTATGCGGGCGCGAATTTCAAGCGCGTGGACCTTTCTACCGGGCCGGATAATCCGGTGTACCTCGATGTGTTCGCCGACAAACCGGCAGACCTCGAGATCACGCCCGAAGAGCTGCAATATCACAAGAATCTGGTGAGCGAGGCGCAAAAGCTTTTTCAGTCGCGGCACTATGACCACTACGATTTTCTGTTTTCGGTGAGCGACATTGTCAGCGGCAAAGGGCTGGAGCATCATCAATCGAGCGAGGACGGCTCTCGCGCCAACTACTTTAGGAACTGGGATGCAGGAGTGGGAGGGCGCGCTCTGCTGCCGCACGAATACACGCATTCGTGGAACGGCAAATTTCGGCGTCCGGCGGATTTGTGGACTCCGAATTTTAATGTTCCCATGCGCAACGACCTGCTCTGGGTGTATGAAGGCTTGACCGACTATTACGGCAACGTGCTCACCGCGCGCTCGGGCATGCGCACGCCGGAGCAGGCTCGGGATGTGTTTGCGCAAATCGCCGCGGCTTTCGAAATGAGCCCCGGACGCACATGGCGCTCGCTGGACGACACCACGAATCAGCCGATTATTTCGTCGCACGGCGCGCAGCCGGAGGTGTGGCAGAACTGGCAGCGCGGGTACGATTACTATCCTGAGTCGGATTTGGTGTGGCTGGACGCCGATACGAAAATACGCGAGTTGAGCGGCGGCAAGAAATCGCTGGACGATTTCGCGAGACTCTTTTTCGGGATGGACAACGGCAGTTATATCACCGTCGGTTACACGCTGGAAGATGTTGTGAAGGCGATGAACACGGTGCAGCCTTTCGACTGGGCGGGATTTTTTCGCGCGCGCGTATACGACGTGAGCCCGAGCGTGCCGGAGAATGGTTTCAGCCAGGGCGGTTATCGACTGATGTACAACGACGTCGAGCCGGAGTGGATTAAGAAAGCGGCTGATCCGACGCGCCCGACGAGTTTCGCAATGTCGCTGGGCATCACGGTCAAGGCGGATGGCGCCGTGGAAAGCGTGTGGTGGGATAGCCCTGCGTTCAAAGCCGGCCTGACGGCGGACATGCAACTGCAAGCCGTCAACGATCAGAAATATACGCCGGCAGGTTTGAAAGAAGCGATCATCGCCGCAAAGCAATCTGCCACGGGGCAATCTCCT